A window of Cellulosimicrobium protaetiae genomic DNA:
CGACGCGCGCGAGCCGCCGTTGGTCGACGTGGTGCCACGCTTCGCCTGCGTCTGCGGCGGCGTGATGTCCGACGGGCGCACGTACTCGGCGACCTCGCCGACCAGGCTCGTGATCGTCGCGTCGCCGGGGGCGACAGGCTTCGGCTGGGCCGTGATCTTCGCCTTGCGCGTGAGGTCGCGCACGTCGCCGCGCTGCTCCGGGAGCATGACGGTGACGACGACACCCTCCGACCCGGCGCGCGCGGTGCGGCCCGAACGGTGCAGGTACGCCTTGTGCTCGGCCGGCGGGTCGACGTGGACGACCAGCTCGACGTCGTCCACGTGGATGCCGCGCGCCGCGATGTCCGTCGCGACGAGCACCTTCACCGCGCCCGAGGAGAACGCCTCGAGGTTGCGCTCGCGCGCGCCCTGGCCGAGGTTCCCGTGCAGGTCGACGGCCGGGACGCCGCCGGCGGTGAGCTGCTTCGCGAGCTTCTTCGCCTGGTGCTTGGTGCGCATGAACAGCACGCGGCGGCCCGTGCCGGACGCGAGCTCGTGCACGATCTGCTTCTTCGCGTCCGCGTCGCGCACCGCGAGGATGTGGTGCGTCATCTGCGGGGGCGCGGCCGCGGCGTCGTCCACCGAGTGGCGCACCGGGTTGCTGAGGTAGCGCTTGACGAGCTGGTCCACGCCGTTGTCGAGCGTCGCGGAGAACAGCATGCGCTGCCCCTGCTTCGGGGTCTTGTCCATGATGCGCTTCACGCCCGGCAGGAACCCGAGGTCGGCCATGTGGTCGGCCTCGTCGAGCACGGTGATCTCGATGGCGTCGAGCGTGAGGAGGCGCTGGTTGAGGAGGTCCTCGAGGCGGCCGGGGCACGCGATGACGATGTCCACGCCCTTGTCGAGCGCGGCGACCTGGCGCGACTGCGCGACGCCGCCGAAGATCGTCGTCGTCACGAGGCCGAGGGCCTTGGCGACCGGCTCCATCGTGGCGTTGATCTGGTTGGCGAGCTCGCGCGTCGGGCACAGCACGAGGGCGCGGGGACGGCGCGGGTGGCGCGACGACTTCGCC
This region includes:
- a CDS encoding DEAD/DEAH box helicase; translated protein: MTSFADFGLPTPVVRELSRQGIDSPFPIQTATLPDSLKGRDVLGRGRTGSGKTLAFSLPTVSRLSWAKSSRHPRRPRALVLCPTRELANQINATMEPVAKALGLVTTTIFGGVAQSRQVAALDKGVDIVIACPGRLEDLLNQRLLTLDAIEITVLDEADHMADLGFLPGVKRIMDKTPKQGQRMLFSATLDNGVDQLVKRYLSNPVRHSVDDAAAAPPQMTHHILAVRDADAKKQIVHELASGTGRRVLFMRTKHQAKKLAKQLTAGGVPAVDLHGNLGQGARERNLEAFSSGAVKVLVATDIAARGIHVDDVELVVHVDPPAEHKAYLHRSGRTARAGSEGVVVTVMLPEQRGDVRDLTRKAKITAQPKPVAPGDATITSLVGEVAEYVRPSDITPPQTQAKRGTTSTNGGSRASRRGRGQGGGRPAAQGSGQGQTAQRGQGGQRPAQRTSGGGRPEGGARDGRGASGTANGAAGQGGGGRRRGGRGRAQRPAGGSGTVYSTSTPR